In the genome of Leptospiraceae bacterium, one region contains:
- a CDS encoding 3-hydroxyacyl-CoA dehydrogenase family protein, whose translation MKEIKNVTLIGANGTMGSGSAAILAAFGNLTVYMIARTLEKAQEGIEKAVESVRSDVIRDKMIAATYEDLEDCVSKSDWVFEAIAETYEAKLPINERIAKSRRPGTIVSTVSSGLSIEKLASVFDDDGQKYYYGTHFFNPPYKLTLCELITHPKNDPNFTKEFSHYLEKVLIRHVVICNDKPGFAGNRIGFQFMNESAIYAERFKNHGGIYLVDQMLSGYTGRAMSPLATIDLVGLDVHKAIVDNIYEHTNDNAHNTFKLPEFMQDLINQGALGNKAGRGLYKREKTEEGKTIARVYNIAKGEYEIPPQIDLSFRNKAIAYVRESDYRGLANHIKNSSGSEAELVRYFIARYISYALSLVPEVTDIKGVDGAMGFGFNWVPPTAWIELLGGVEETIKFIEKANLPVPDAIHEIPRDQIYTLKRKLDYRQLFRAV comes from the coding sequence GTGAAAGAAATCAAAAACGTAACACTAATTGGTGCTAATGGCACAATGGGTTCTGGAAGTGCAGCCATCCTTGCAGCATTTGGAAACTTAACCGTATATATGATTGCGAGAACACTAGAAAAAGCTCAAGAAGGTATTGAAAAAGCCGTTGAGTCGGTTCGTTCTGATGTTATTAGAGACAAAATGATAGCTGCAACCTACGAAGATTTAGAAGATTGTGTATCAAAAAGTGATTGGGTTTTCGAAGCGATCGCTGAGACTTATGAAGCCAAACTCCCCATCAATGAAAGGATTGCAAAGTCAAGAAGACCCGGCACGATTGTTTCCACTGTTAGCTCAGGCTTATCAATTGAGAAATTAGCAAGTGTATTTGATGATGACGGGCAAAAATATTATTATGGAACTCATTTTTTCAATCCTCCCTATAAACTAACCTTGTGTGAGCTCATTACTCACCCCAAAAATGACCCCAACTTCACAAAAGAGTTTAGCCATTACTTAGAGAAAGTGTTGATACGTCATGTTGTGATTTGTAATGACAAACCCGGGTTTGCAGGTAATCGCATTGGTTTCCAATTTATGAACGAATCTGCTATTTACGCAGAAAGATTTAAAAATCATGGTGGCATTTATCTAGTAGATCAAATGCTGTCGGGTTATACAGGAAGGGCTATGAGTCCTTTGGCAACCATTGACTTAGTAGGCTTGGATGTCCACAAAGCCATTGTAGACAATATCTACGAACATACTAATGATAATGCCCATAATACATTTAAATTACCTGAGTTTATGCAAGACTTGATAAATCAAGGAGCTCTAGGTAATAAAGCAGGAAGAGGTCTTTACAAAAGAGAAAAAACCGAAGAAGGAAAAACCATAGCAAGAGTTTATAACATTGCCAAAGGTGAGTATGAAATCCCACCTCAAATCGACTTGAGTTTTCGAAACAAAGCCATTGCTTATGTTCGAGAGTCAGATTATCGAGGTTTAGCAAATCACATCAAAAATTCTTCGGGTTCAGAAGCAGAACTTGTTAGATACTTCATTGCAAGATACATTAGCTATGCACTCAGCTTAGTTCCTGAGGTTACTGACATAAAAGGTGTAGATGGAGCAATGGGATTTGGCTTCAATTGGGTTCCACCAACAGCATGGATCGAATTATTAGGTGGCGTTGAAGAAACCATCAAGTTCATCGAAAAAGCCAATCTTCCTGTTCCCGATGCCATTCACGAAATACCCAGAGATCAAATTTATACCCTAAAAAGAAAATTAGACTATCGTCAACTTTTTCGTGCAGTTTAG
- a CDS encoding glycosyltransferase family 2 protein, whose protein sequence is MSFSFEQRIPVSAIVIDHHIERISLLIDAIYSIQKNSFLPSEIIIILDVPEEEFFSYRNLIYRYKFLDFSYVRIYRNTRTKGPAGARNLAIEQSQYEWLAFLDSDDLWHKEKLYYQWKFLSKRPFLKACHTKEQWYKNQKFNPTPKRLEPGTGKFLVEAFRHCLISMSSIMIHKSVFEEIGYFDEELIAAEDYDFWIRYLVHYPIAIIPNIHRRSPTLKRSGGWAQTSQTKNIDVFRLYSLLKVYEHYFEKLDPWEKEELLKQIQYRYRIVQTQRQKYEFSEKTNKIYTKIQEKISRLMPMFVG, encoded by the coding sequence ATGTCTTTTTCTTTTGAACAAAGAATTCCTGTTTCTGCAATCGTCATCGACCATCATATTGAAAGAATCTCGTTATTGATTGATGCCATCTATTCTATTCAGAAAAATTCTTTTCTTCCTTCTGAGATTATCATCATTTTGGACGTGCCAGAAGAAGAATTTTTTTCTTATCGGAATCTGATTTATCGATATAAGTTTCTTGATTTTTCTTATGTTCGCATCTATCGAAATACGAGGACCAAAGGTCCCGCTGGTGCAAGAAATCTTGCCATAGAACAATCACAATATGAATGGTTGGCATTTTTAGATTCGGATGACTTATGGCATAAAGAAAAACTCTACTACCAATGGAAATTTTTATCAAAACGACCATTTTTGAAGGCATGTCATACAAAAGAACAATGGTATAAAAACCAAAAGTTCAATCCCACACCTAAGAGATTAGAACCGGGAACTGGAAAATTTTTAGTAGAAGCCTTTCGGCATTGTTTGATTTCGATGAGTTCCATCATGATTCACAAGAGTGTCTTCGAGGAGATTGGATATTTTGATGAAGAACTCATCGCAGCAGAAGACTATGACTTCTGGATAAGGTATTTAGTGCATTATCCAATTGCGATAATCCCAAACATCCATCGTCGTTCCCCCACATTAAAGCGTTCGGGTGGGTGGGCGCAGACCAGTCAAACCAAAAACATTGATGTTTTTCGTCTTTATTCTCTACTAAAAGTTTATGAACACTACTTCGAAAAACTCGACCCGTGGGAAAAAGAAGAGCTCCTAAAACAAATCCAATATCGCTATCGAATCGTCCAAACCCAAAGACAAAAATATGAATTTTCAGAGAAAACAAACAAGATTTACACGAAAATCCAAGAAAAAATCTCGAGGTTAATGCCAATGTTTGTTGGGTAG
- the gyrA gene encoding DNA gyrase subunit A — protein MKSNLPENPLQLPDISESLKQGIRIVPVELEKQMKSAYLDYAMSVIVGRALPDVRDGLKPVHRRILYAMHERAWRHDRPFVKCAKIVGEVIGNYHPHGDMAVYETLVRMAQDFVMNVPLIEGQGNFGSIDGDNPAAYRYTEARLTLAAEELLRDIDKNTVDFVPNFDDTREEPVVLPAGIPNLLINGSSGIAVGMATNIPPHNPVEVIRAVNALIDNPNISIKELMKIIPAPDFPTGGIIIGDEGLKAAYTQGKGSIKIRAKIEEEEDPKRKRKLLVIKEIPYQVSKKAILEKIGELVQEKVIEGIIDIKDLSDRNGIRVEIELKKDINIQVVLNQLYKMTQLQVSYGIIFLALVDGQPKILNLKEILTEYIKHRKQVVYRRTQYELDEAEKRAHILEGLKVALDFIDEVIKIIRSSKTVQEAKENLMQRFQLTEIQANAILDMRLQKLTSLERQKILEELEELKKKIEDYKDILSKESRQYQIIKEELNQALEKIQKNGAKRLTEISGSSDVITTFDITDLIHEEDVIISITNDGFIKRTNIDTFKRQKRGGKGIKSTNLKEEDTIRLLYHSSTHETLLLFSNRGKVFALKVYEIPDSTKESRGKSLKALLNLAQEEMITSVCSVKAFPKDHSLVMITKKGILKKTNLEIFKNATKKGIMAIQLREDDELMNVIAVDPKNEIIIATKMGLALRTNISKMKDQGRNASGIIGMRLSDDDVIIGMDILKKGQYILVVSENGYGKLMEEKLFSTKGRGGKGIHYMKITEKTGHPVAIKSLNRTDDIFIIQSNGKIIRLSAEEVSVQGRSASGIKLIDVPQGEDSDEKVVDVAVVSSSKK, from the coding sequence ATGAAATCAAACCTACCAGAAAATCCCTTACAACTTCCTGATATAAGTGAGTCTCTCAAGCAAGGCATACGGATTGTTCCCGTTGAGTTAGAAAAACAAATGAAGTCGGCATATCTTGATTATGCCATGAGTGTGATTGTAGGGCGAGCTCTCCCTGATGTTCGAGACGGATTGAAGCCGGTCCACCGAAGGATACTCTACGCCATGCACGAACGCGCCTGGAGGCATGATCGTCCTTTTGTGAAATGCGCAAAGATTGTGGGTGAGGTCATTGGTAATTATCATCCACATGGTGATATGGCTGTATATGAGACGTTGGTTCGTATGGCACAGGATTTTGTGATGAATGTGCCATTGATTGAAGGTCAAGGGAATTTCGGTTCCATCGATGGTGATAACCCAGCCGCTTATCGTTATACGGAAGCACGACTCACGTTGGCAGCTGAAGAATTACTTCGTGATATTGATAAAAACACGGTTGACTTTGTTCCCAACTTTGATGATACACGAGAAGAACCCGTAGTTCTTCCTGCTGGGATTCCCAATCTCCTGATTAACGGCTCAAGTGGTATAGCAGTTGGCATGGCAACCAACATCCCACCCCACAATCCGGTTGAAGTTATAAGAGCCGTGAATGCTTTGATAGATAACCCCAATATAAGCATCAAGGAGTTAATGAAGATCATTCCCGCACCCGACTTTCCGACAGGAGGTATCATTATTGGTGATGAAGGGCTAAAAGCCGCATACACTCAAGGAAAAGGTTCCATCAAAATCCGAGCAAAAATCGAAGAAGAAGAGGACCCCAAACGCAAACGAAAATTACTTGTCATCAAAGAAATCCCCTATCAAGTAAGTAAAAAAGCAATATTAGAAAAAATTGGTGAATTAGTTCAAGAAAAGGTCATTGAAGGGATTATAGATATCAAAGATCTATCGGATAGAAACGGCATTCGCGTGGAAATAGAACTCAAAAAGGACATCAACATCCAAGTAGTTTTAAACCAACTTTACAAAATGACTCAACTTCAAGTGAGCTACGGGATCATCTTCTTGGCTCTTGTTGATGGACAACCAAAGATTTTAAATTTAAAAGAAATCTTAACTGAATATATCAAGCATCGTAAACAAGTCGTTTATCGTCGGACTCAATACGAGTTAGATGAAGCCGAAAAAAGAGCTCACATCTTAGAAGGATTAAAGGTTGCTTTGGATTTTATAGACGAAGTAATCAAAATCATTCGATCCTCTAAAACTGTTCAAGAAGCCAAAGAAAACTTGATGCAAAGATTTCAGCTAACCGAAATCCAAGCCAATGCCATTTTAGATATGAGATTACAAAAACTCACTTCTTTGGAAAGACAAAAAATCCTCGAGGAATTAGAAGAACTCAAAAAGAAAATCGAAGACTACAAAGACATCTTGTCCAAAGAAAGTAGGCAATACCAGATCATCAAGGAAGAACTAAATCAAGCATTAGAAAAAATCCAAAAAAATGGAGCCAAGAGACTGACCGAAATCAGCGGTAGCTCCGACGTCATCACCACATTTGACATAACAGATTTAATCCACGAAGAAGATGTGATTATCTCAATAACCAATGATGGTTTTATTAAACGAACCAATATAGACACCTTCAAAAGACAAAAACGTGGTGGGAAAGGAATCAAGAGCACCAATCTAAAAGAAGAAGATACCATTAGACTTCTTTATCATTCCTCCACTCACGAAACCTTACTTCTCTTTTCGAACAGAGGAAAGGTCTTTGCCTTGAAGGTTTACGAAATCCCTGATTCGACCAAAGAATCTCGAGGGAAATCTCTCAAAGCTCTCTTAAATTTAGCTCAAGAAGAAATGATCACATCTGTTTGTTCGGTCAAAGCGTTCCCAAAAGATCATTCATTGGTTATGATTACCAAAAAAGGGATTTTAAAGAAAACCAACTTAGAAATCTTCAAAAACGCTACAAAAAAGGGGATTATGGCTATCCAACTTAGAGAAGATGATGAACTTATGAATGTGATTGCCGTAGATCCCAAAAATGAAATCATCATAGCCACAAAAATGGGCTTAGCTCTTAGAACAAACATAAGTAAAATGAAGGATCAAGGAAGGAACGCTTCCGGAATTATTGGAATGAGGCTAAGTGATGATGATGTAATTATTGGAATGGATATCCTAAAAAAAGGTCAATACATCCTTGTGGTTTCTGAAAACGGATACGGAAAACTCATGGAAGAAAAACTTTTCTCTACAAAAGGTCGTGGTGGCAAAGGCATTCATTATATGAAAATCACAGAAAAGACTGGACATCCTGTTGCCATCAAGTCCTTAAATCGAACTGATGATATTTTTATCATCCAATCCAATGGAAAGATCATTCGTCTCTCAGCAGAAGAAGTTTCAGTTCAGGGAAGAAGTGCCAGTGGAATTAAGTTGATTGATGTTCCTCAAGGCGAGGACTCGGACGAAAAAGTTGTTGATGTAGCCGTGGTTTCGAGTTCCAAAAAATAA
- a CDS encoding DEAD/DEAH box helicase family protein, producing MRIFLQNMLQQVDWNSLPLEWSSFDLEFFSSGKRLWDYQQSALKNTIKLLWKYYDDFGGDKSKLFQWYRINGLQENFDIKLSKKNGKLSSLLEEHFEIKNGRIPYSNYINRMGFWMATGSGKTLVIIKLIYILKKLIKLELIPDGDILFLTPRDDLINQFKKILDEFNYSEREKIELRDLREYPEVKRIPGLYGKPIFYYRADNISDEQKEKIVDYKNYYNYGKWYVILDEAHKGDKEDSKRQHIYTILSKNGFLFNFSATFTDPQDIITTGFEFNLSNFIERGYGKHICLLEEEVKAFRDEEDFSDEAKQKVVLKSLLLLTYIKKFYEMAKKEDLKLYHNPLLLVLVNSVNEEDADLKLFLKEIEKIGKRQIKRKLFKKAKKELFIELKKSPKFMYEDENFSLNKNLLKSIKYKDVLKYVFNSETPGEMEISYRPSSKKEVLFKLKSADRHFALSKTGNLPTWLKNELDRFNVNHQFEEESHFERINNEDSPVNILIGSRAFYEGWDSNRPNIIMFINIGIGEKAKKFVLQSVGRGVRIEPIPNKRKRLLALYNDKELEEDLFNSLKDKIQPIETLFIIGTNKKALDTVIKELKREETTTEIKLFKNPATEKHTLLIPTYKTANYSLWQENRGAKFEITQQQLELLKYYVDYFEDDKVLLFTYEVEPKILKILRKTLNEPRKYYNEGEREFKNVELLTRQVLSYLKVVPEELDKFKELEDEIKHFEHIKIYFKDAKELVKKINIMKDYPQKNKELDDLFKIAKNRSEYDKKHKELEEYKIFEHKGIKLIIKHIAQHYYVPLLMSEEEKIDYLSHIIKTKSEAGFIKKLEEYLQEPNNKFSNFDWWFFSKLDETLDEVYIPYYDPEINRLSKFKPDFIFWLKKNDKYYIVFIDPKSIKFTSYEHKVNGYKRLFEENDKPKDFMFNTFKVNVFLFLNTDDVNKLSDNSYKKYWLDNIETFLEVITESN from the coding sequence ATGAGGATCTTCCTGCAGAACATGCTACAACAAGTGGATTGGAATAGCTTGCCACTGGAATGGAGTTCTTTTGACCTTGAGTTTTTTTCGTCAGGAAAAAGACTATGGGATTACCAGCAATCAGCTCTAAAGAATACCATCAAACTCTTATGGAAGTATTACGATGATTTTGGAGGTGATAAGTCAAAACTTTTTCAGTGGTATAGAATCAATGGACTTCAAGAAAACTTTGATATAAAGTTAAGCAAAAAAAACGGGAAGCTAAGTTCGCTACTTGAGGAACATTTCGAAATAAAAAATGGGAGGATTCCCTATTCCAACTACATAAACCGCATGGGTTTTTGGATGGCTACTGGCTCAGGAAAGACTCTGGTAATCATAAAACTTATCTACATACTAAAAAAACTTATAAAGTTAGAATTAATTCCAGATGGGGATATTTTGTTTCTCACGCCAAGAGATGATCTAATCAACCAATTCAAAAAAATCTTAGATGAGTTTAATTACTCAGAGAGAGAAAAGATTGAGCTTAGAGATTTAAGGGAGTATCCTGAAGTTAAAAGAATACCAGGACTTTATGGAAAACCAATTTTCTATTACAGAGCTGACAACATAAGCGACGAGCAAAAGGAAAAGATTGTTGACTATAAAAATTATTACAACTACGGAAAATGGTACGTCATTCTGGATGAAGCTCACAAAGGAGATAAAGAAGACTCTAAAAGGCAACACATATATACTATTCTATCTAAGAATGGATTTCTTTTTAACTTCTCTGCAACTTTTACGGACCCACAAGACATAATAACTACAGGCTTTGAGTTTAATCTTTCAAACTTTATAGAAAGAGGATATGGAAAGCATATATGCCTTTTGGAAGAAGAAGTTAAAGCTTTCAGAGATGAAGAAGATTTTAGTGATGAGGCAAAGCAAAAAGTGGTTTTAAAATCTCTCCTTTTACTTACTTACATAAAGAAGTTTTATGAGATGGCAAAAAAAGAGGACCTTAAACTATATCATAACCCTTTGCTTCTTGTGCTTGTAAATTCCGTTAATGAAGAAGATGCAGACCTTAAGCTTTTTTTAAAAGAAATCGAGAAAATAGGAAAAAGACAGATAAAAAGAAAACTCTTCAAAAAGGCAAAGAAAGAACTCTTCATTGAGTTAAAAAAGTCTCCAAAGTTCATGTATGAAGACGAAAACTTTTCACTGAATAAAAACCTCTTAAAAAGCATTAAATATAAAGACGTGCTAAAGTATGTGTTTAACTCAGAAACGCCTGGAGAAATGGAAATATCATACAGACCTTCGAGCAAAAAAGAAGTGTTGTTTAAGTTAAAATCTGCGGATAGACACTTTGCTCTAAGCAAAACCGGAAACTTACCCACATGGCTTAAGAATGAACTGGACAGATTTAACGTTAACCACCAATTCGAAGAAGAAAGTCATTTTGAGAGGATAAATAACGAAGACTCTCCTGTTAACATCCTCATAGGATCAAGAGCTTTTTACGAAGGCTGGGACTCCAATAGACCCAACATAATCATGTTTATAAACATAGGAATAGGAGAAAAAGCCAAGAAATTTGTTCTTCAATCCGTGGGAAGGGGAGTAAGGATTGAACCAATTCCAAACAAAAGAAAAAGACTCCTGGCACTCTATAATGATAAAGAGTTAGAAGAAGACCTCTTTAACAGTCTAAAAGATAAAATCCAGCCGATAGAAACCCTCTTCATCATAGGCACAAATAAAAAGGCATTAGATACAGTTATTAAAGAACTAAAACGGGAAGAAACAACTACTGAGATTAAACTTTTCAAAAATCCAGCTACAGAGAAACATACGTTGCTTATACCTACATATAAGACTGCAAATTACAGCTTATGGCAAGAGAACAGAGGAGCAAAGTTCGAAATTACTCAGCAACAGTTAGAGCTCCTAAAATATTATGTAGATTACTTTGAAGATGATAAAGTCTTACTCTTCACTTACGAAGTAGAACCGAAAATCTTAAAAATCCTAAGAAAAACTCTAAACGAACCACGTAAATACTACAATGAGGGAGAAAGAGAATTTAAAAATGTAGAGCTACTTACAAGACAAGTGCTAAGCTATTTGAAGGTCGTTCCTGAGGAATTAGATAAGTTCAAGGAATTAGAAGATGAGATAAAGCATTTTGAACACATAAAGATTTATTTTAAAGATGCAAAAGAACTAGTAAAGAAAATAAATATAATGAAGGATTATCCACAGAAAAACAAAGAATTGGATGATTTATTCAAAATTGCTAAAAATCGCTCAGAATATGATAAAAAACACAAAGAACTTGAAGAATATAAGATTTTTGAGCATAAAGGTATAAAACTAATTATAAAGCACATTGCTCAGCACTACTACGTGCCACTTTTAATGTCAGAAGAAGAAAAAATAGATTACCTAAGCCATATAATTAAAACAAAGAGTGAAGCGGGTTTCATAAAGAAGCTTGAAGAATATTTGCAAGAACCAAACAACAAATTTTCAAATTTCGATTGGTGGTTTTTTAGCAAATTAGATGAGACTCTGGATGAAGTATATATTCCATACTACGATCCAGAAATCAACCGACTCAGCAAATTCAAACCTGACTTTATATTCTGGCTCAAGAAAAATGATAAGTATTACATAGTATTTATTGATCCAAAAAGCATAAAGTTTACTTCTTACGAACATAAAGTAAACGGATATAAAAGGCTATTTGAAGAAAATGATAAACCAAAGGATTTTATGTTTAATACCTTTAAAGTCAATGTTTTTCTTTTTTTGAACACTGATGATGTAAATAAGTTATCGGATAATAGCTACAAGAAATACTGGCTTGATAATATCGAAACGTTCTTAGAAGTGATTACAGAAAGCAATTAA
- a CDS encoding SOS response-associated peptidase, whose amino-acid sequence MCFSVRIHSSIDDIINRFQVQFYGSLDSLIQGDLLAFTHPYLPVITKEKPNELLFFRWGLIPNWAKNEEIAKHTLNARWETLSEKPAFKDYTQNRCLIIVNGFYEWKWLDPKGKRKEKYYLTLQENPSEPFAIGGIYNFWKNPKTNQLIPTFTLITQPANKLMEEIHNSKKRMPLLLTKETERDWLLGKIHEVPDVKLQATKIQKSTSENFQLL is encoded by the coding sequence ATGTGTTTTTCGGTTCGTATTCATAGTTCCATTGATGATATCATTAATCGCTTTCAGGTTCAGTTTTATGGAAGTTTGGACAGTCTGATACAAGGGGATCTTCTTGCTTTTACTCATCCCTATTTACCCGTAATCACTAAAGAAAAACCCAATGAGCTCTTGTTTTTTCGATGGGGGCTTATTCCGAATTGGGCAAAAAACGAGGAGATCGCAAAGCACACGTTGAATGCAAGATGGGAAACTCTTTCAGAAAAACCAGCATTCAAAGATTACACCCAAAATCGGTGTTTGATAATCGTGAATGGTTTCTACGAGTGGAAATGGTTAGACCCAAAAGGAAAAAGAAAGGAAAAGTACTACCTAACTTTACAAGAAAACCCTTCCGAACCTTTTGCTATCGGAGGTATTTATAACTTCTGGAAAAATCCCAAAACCAATCAACTAATTCCAACCTTTACTCTCATCACCCAACCAGCCAATAAACTCATGGAAGAAATCCATAATTCAAAAAAAAGGATGCCACTTTTGCTTACAAAAGAGACTGAAAGGGATTGGCTTTTAGGCAAAATCCATGAAGTTCCTGATGTAAAGCTGCAAGCAACCAAAATCCAAAAATCTACTTCCGAGAATTTTCAATTATTATGA
- a CDS encoding alpha-ketoglutarate-dependent dioxygenase AlkB, producing the protein MICFENGSLIYIPDFLPSEEADSLFYYLIHNIPWMEKKIKIFGKWVQQPRLVFWFGDKVYRYSGISLETREWDEKIFELKKRIESFFSFEWNHSLLNFYRNGRDSMGWHADDEKELGKNPIIASYSLGVSRKILFCRKKMPKRNENIASIILSHNSLFFMLGEIQHYWYHAVPKEKNIQKIKFSHKNQTWETESRINITFRKII; encoded by the coding sequence ATGATTTGCTTTGAGAATGGAAGTTTAATCTATATTCCTGATTTCTTGCCTAGCGAAGAAGCGGATTCTCTTTTTTACTATCTAATTCACAATATTCCTTGGATGGAAAAGAAAATAAAGATTTTCGGTAAGTGGGTGCAGCAACCTCGTTTGGTGTTTTGGTTCGGAGATAAAGTATATAGGTATTCTGGCATATCTTTAGAAACACGAGAGTGGGATGAAAAGATTTTTGAACTCAAAAAGCGCATTGAGTCTTTTTTTTCTTTTGAGTGGAATCATTCTTTATTGAATTTTTATCGTAATGGTAGAGACTCTATGGGATGGCATGCCGATGATGAAAAAGAATTAGGAAAAAATCCTATTATTGCTTCGTATTCTCTCGGAGTTTCTCGAAAAATACTGTTTTGTCGAAAAAAAATGCCAAAAAGAAATGAAAATATCGCAAGCATTATACTTTCCCACAATAGCTTGTTTTTTATGTTAGGAGAAATTCAACATTATTGGTATCACGCAGTTCCGAAAGAAAAGAACATTCAAAAGATAAAATTTAGTCATAAAAATCAAACATGGGAAACCGAAAGTAGAATTAACATCACCTTCAGAAAAATTATTTAG
- a CDS encoding DNA methyltransferase — MLENRLSIARDLLNDRGSIFVRCDYNGNWIVRPLMDEVFGKENFRNEIIIKRTEGKSRIEGLSYSIATESLLFYAKSEKQFFYIPFLKTEFYENMEIFLEKIKKTQKNETLRILENLFNEIFWIDLDHRPGERKTSSTITVFGLDFVAPQGRHWLYNQKRIDEAMINKKVRIVCSNCGKPYFQRFLLVKFVIAINLKSRYFTMKKV; from the coding sequence ATGCTTGAGAATAGATTAAGCATAGCAAGGGACTTACTGAATGACAGAGGAAGCATCTTTGTTAGGTGTGATTATAACGGAAACTGGATTGTCAGACCTTTGATGGATGAGGTGTTTGGAAAGGAGAATTTTAGAAATGAGATAATTATAAAAAGAACTGAAGGTAAAAGTAGGATAGAGGGTTTATCCTACTCTATTGCAACAGAGAGTCTATTGTTTTACGCAAAGAGTGAAAAACAATTTTTCTATATACCTTTTTTAAAAACTGAATTTTATGAAAATATGGAGATTTTTTTAGAAAAAATAAAAAAAACACAGAAAAATGAAACATTAAGAATATTAGAGAACCTATTTAATGAAATTTTCTGGATAGATCTAGATCACAGACCTGGAGAAAGAAAAACATCATCTACAATAACAGTTTTTGGGTTAGATTTTGTAGCTCCACAAGGAAGACACTGGTTATATAATCAAAAGAGAATAGATGAAGCAATGATAAATAAAAAAGTAAGAATAGTTTGTTCTAATTGTGGTAAACCATATTTTCAAAGATTTTTACTTGTGAAATTTGTAATAGCAATCAATTTAAAGTCCAGATATTTTACAATGAAGAAAGTCTAA
- a CDS encoding site-specific DNA-methyltransferase → MKFPTQNSEDLLKRVIESTSNEGDLVMDFFLGSGTTVAVAHKLKRKWVGVEMGEHFYSVILPRMKKVLAYDKTGISKEKDVKEKYNKDNAGGFFKYYELEQYENTLEKVVYKDADLFRNPYQDPFNQYVFMKDEKLLKSVELDYENDKVKIDFSRLYENVDLPETLSNLLGKWIKKITPEIVEFEDGEKINLNNLDYRVVKPLIWW, encoded by the coding sequence ATCAAATTCCCTACCCAAAACTCCGAGGACCTTCTCAAGCGTGTTATCGAATCCACATCCAACGAAGGCGATTTAGTTATGGATTTCTTCCTCGGTTCTGGTACGACTGTAGCTGTCGCTCATAAGTTAAAAAGAAAATGGGTAGGTGTGGAAATGGGAGAGCATTTTTATAGTGTGATCCTGCCAAGAATGAAGAAAGTGTTAGCCTACGATAAAACTGGTATATCAAAAGAAAAAGATGTCAAAGAAAAATATAACAAAGACAATGCTGGTGGATTTTTTAAGTACTATGAGCTTGAGCAATACGAAAACACCTTAGAAAAAGTAGTCTATAAAGATGCGGATCTCTTTCGAAATCCTTATCAAGATCCTTTTAATCAATATGTCTTCATGAAGGATGAAAAACTCTTAAAGTCAGTAGAGCTGGATTATGAAAATGACAAAGTAAAGATAGACTTTAGTAGACTTTACGAAAACGTTGATCTACCAGAGACTTTATCCAATCTACTTGGAAAGTGGATTAAAAAGATCACTCCTGAGATTGTAGAATTTGAAGATGGAGAAAAGATAAATCTGAACAATCTTGATTACAGGGTTGTAAAACCACTTATCTGGTGGTAA